A single genomic interval of Agrobacterium larrymoorei harbors:
- a CDS encoding alpha/beta hydrolase, producing the protein MPLSNAWRSSFPNARFAAPDAPLHHWRGHQWFLIEGDPLDPARIRAARKTFDDLMTDVVHREGFNEAHHRVAFVGVSQGAIVALDAIASGRWQIGALVSFAGLLAPQQVSPLSKTTQVLLVHGQADTIIPAADSMMAASQFQAAGFEVELDVEPGVGHTISSSGADRARAFLRRSLIS; encoded by the coding sequence ATGCCTCTCTCCAACGCATGGAGGTCAAGCTTCCCGAACGCGCGTTTTGCAGCGCCGGACGCGCCACTCCATCACTGGAGGGGACACCAGTGGTTTTTGATCGAAGGCGACCCCCTTGATCCTGCTCGCATCCGAGCAGCACGCAAGACGTTCGACGATCTCATGACCGACGTCGTTCACCGTGAAGGCTTTAACGAGGCACATCATCGGGTTGCATTCGTCGGCGTCTCGCAAGGCGCGATCGTTGCGCTGGACGCAATTGCCTCAGGCAGGTGGCAGATCGGTGCACTTGTTTCATTCGCAGGCCTCTTGGCCCCTCAACAGGTTTCGCCGCTCAGCAAGACCACTCAGGTTCTTCTTGTTCACGGACAAGCGGACACGATTATCCCGGCCGCAGATTCGATGATGGCGGCTTCGCAGTTCCAGGCTGCCGGGTTCGAGGTCGAACTTGACGTGGAGCCCGGCGTCGGCCACACGATCTCTTCGAGCGGAGCCGATCGCGCACGTGCGTTCTTGCGTCGATCGTTAATTTCATGA
- a CDS encoding plasmid pRiA4b ORF-3 family protein: protein MAGPLVRLKITLDDVDPLVMRRVVVPFRIRLDRLHDVLQQAFGWTNSHLYEFRIRDIGFGVPDGGFDDPIDARKETLLAAIEDIGAKSFKYLYDFGDGWTHTVKIEKTFPATPGFDDPFLLEAVGRCPPEDVGGPWGYEEFREAIADVNHERHQELLEWWGSSDYDPSQADARNLGKNVEALAAKWKRRSRKKT, encoded by the coding sequence ATGGCAGGTCCTCTCGTTCGCTTGAAGATCACGCTCGATGACGTTGATCCCTTGGTGATGCGGCGCGTTGTCGTGCCGTTCCGCATTCGGCTCGACCGGCTTCATGATGTTCTCCAGCAGGCTTTCGGCTGGACCAACAGTCATCTCTATGAGTTCAGGATCCGTGACATCGGATTCGGCGTGCCTGATGGCGGCTTTGATGACCCCATTGATGCTCGCAAGGAAACGCTTCTTGCCGCCATCGAAGATATCGGCGCGAAGTCATTCAAGTATCTCTATGACTTCGGTGACGGCTGGACGCACACAGTGAAAATCGAAAAGACCTTTCCGGCTACCCCCGGCTTTGATGATCCTTTCCTTCTCGAGGCTGTCGGAAGGTGCCCGCCAGAGGATGTTGGCGGCCCTTGGGGCTATGAAGAGTTCCGTGAGGCTATTGCCGACGTCAACCATGAGCGACATCAAGAACTGCTCGAATGGTGGGGAAGTTCAGACTACGACCCCAGCCAGGCCGATGCAAGAAATCTCGGCAAAAACGTCGAGGCTCTGGCTGCGAAATGGAAGCGCAGATCGCGCAAAAAAACCTGA
- a CDS encoding HAMP domain-containing methyl-accepting chemotaxis protein, producing MSIRVKILSCILVLVSILAATFAFSLYSLEEQGNRTHSIVADRVVPMGQLKSISDDYAVKIVDTVHKVSAGTMTGAEGSRNISEAMADIDKSWNAYTATYLTDDEKRLVAEFEAIRKTADAKINAIGPLLSSGDNAAINTFADGPLYSIVDPLSDSISKLIAIQLTAALDVMRTGDEVQSLTSNTMIVLGIIAAVTTVISTLIVQRGVIKPLNAMTGTMSALTSGKLDLEIAGAERSDEIGQMARNVVIFRDNAIERIRLEQEADANRSLSEKERMAREEQKAREAADTQFAVDNLADALSRLSDGDVSYRISQPFAQHLDVVRGNFNASAEKLQSALSRVANNARGIDAGANEIRSAADDLAKRTEQQAASVEETAAALEEITTTVKDSTKRAQEAGQLVARARTGAEQSGNVVRKAVIAMEQIEKSSSEISNIISVIDEIAFQTNLLALNAGVEAARAGEAGKGFAVVAQEVRELAQRSASAAKDIKALITTSNAQVQEGVELVGETGKALETIVAEVQEINRHVMAIVESAQEQSSGLQQINTAVNQMDQDTQKNAAMVEESTAASHGLAREAASLNQLLGQFKLAGSYDAPVRTATQAERPAPSPARAIGRKIASAFNGNAAVKQDWEEF from the coding sequence ATGTCTATTCGCGTAAAAATACTTTCATGTATCTTAGTGCTAGTTTCAATACTCGCAGCAACCTTCGCATTCAGTCTCTACTCTCTCGAGGAGCAGGGCAATAGGACCCACAGCATTGTGGCTGACCGCGTTGTACCGATGGGTCAATTGAAGTCTATTTCTGATGATTACGCCGTCAAGATTGTTGATACTGTGCACAAGGTCAGTGCTGGCACAATGACCGGCGCGGAGGGCAGCCGCAATATTAGCGAAGCCATGGCGGATATCGACAAATCCTGGAACGCTTATACGGCGACCTATCTGACTGACGACGAAAAGAGGCTTGTCGCGGAATTCGAGGCAATTCGTAAAACCGCGGATGCGAAGATCAACGCGATTGGCCCACTTCTGTCCAGCGGAGACAACGCGGCCATCAACACCTTTGCCGATGGTCCGCTTTATAGCATTGTCGATCCATTGAGTGACTCGATTTCAAAGCTCATCGCCATCCAGCTTACCGCGGCGTTGGACGTGATGAGAACGGGCGATGAGGTCCAGTCGCTGACTTCTAATACGATGATCGTGCTTGGTATCATTGCAGCAGTCACCACAGTCATCTCGACTTTGATCGTGCAGCGCGGTGTCATCAAACCACTTAACGCCATGACCGGCACCATGTCGGCGCTCACATCCGGCAAGCTTGATCTTGAGATCGCCGGCGCAGAGCGTAGTGACGAAATTGGGCAAATGGCACGCAATGTCGTGATTTTCCGCGACAACGCTATCGAGCGTATCCGTCTCGAACAGGAAGCCGATGCCAATCGCAGCCTGTCGGAGAAAGAACGCATGGCGCGTGAGGAGCAGAAGGCTCGGGAAGCGGCTGATACGCAGTTCGCCGTCGATAATCTTGCCGATGCGCTTTCCCGCCTGTCGGATGGCGATGTGTCCTACCGCATCAGCCAGCCGTTTGCCCAGCATCTCGATGTCGTGCGCGGCAACTTCAATGCCTCTGCCGAGAAGCTCCAGTCAGCGCTTTCGCGTGTCGCCAACAACGCCCGCGGCATCGACGCCGGTGCCAATGAAATCCGCTCAGCGGCAGACGATCTGGCCAAGCGCACCGAGCAGCAGGCCGCATCGGTCGAAGAAACCGCAGCGGCTCTGGAAGAGATCACCACCACGGTGAAGGACTCGACCAAGCGTGCGCAGGAAGCCGGTCAGCTGGTCGCCCGCGCCCGGACCGGTGCCGAACAGTCCGGCAATGTGGTGCGCAAGGCCGTTATCGCCATGGAGCAGATCGAGAAGTCTTCGTCTGAAATCTCCAACATCATCAGCGTCATCGACGAGATCGCCTTCCAGACCAATCTGCTGGCGCTGAATGCAGGCGTGGAAGCGGCGCGTGCGGGTGAGGCGGGTAAGGGCTTTGCCGTGGTTGCGCAGGAAGTGCGTGAACTTGCTCAGCGCTCCGCCTCTGCGGCCAAGGACATCAAGGCGTTGATCACCACCTCCAACGCGCAGGTTCAGGAAGGCGTGGAACTCGTCGGTGAAACCGGCAAGGCGCTGGAAACCATCGTCGCGGAAGTGCAGGAAATCAACCGGCATGTGATGGCGATCGTGGAATCGGCGCAGGAGCAGTCTTCGGGCCTCCAGCAGATCAACACGGCTGTGAACCAGATGGACCAGGACACGCAGAAGAACGCGGCAATGGTGGAAGAATCTACCGCCGCCAGCCACGGTCTGGCTCGTGAAGCGGCCTCGCTCAACCAGTTGCTCGGCCAGTTCAAGCTTGCCGGTTCCTACGACGCCCCGGTTCGCACAGCAACACAGGCCGAACGCCCGGCCCCGTCACCAGCCCGCGCAATTGGCCGGAAAATCGCCTCCGCCTTCAATGGCAATGCGGCGGTGAAGCAGGATTGGGAAGAGTTTTGA
- a CDS encoding cupin domain-containing protein has product MEVEAIVFEPSDWVPNNQRLPVLYYQVQLDDGDDFETLFALNAWAGIWTDGVFDYQHYHAGAHEVLGVKSGTATLLIGGPDGRMVDVSSGDCLLLPAGTGHQNLGSSEDFQIVGAYPADEHADIQRSAATEEMLQKIASLPLPETDPVHGPSGGLLEKWG; this is encoded by the coding sequence ATGGAAGTCGAGGCAATCGTATTCGAGCCAAGTGATTGGGTACCCAACAATCAGCGGCTTCCCGTTTTGTATTACCAGGTTCAGCTCGACGATGGCGATGACTTTGAAACGCTGTTTGCCCTGAACGCCTGGGCTGGGATCTGGACAGACGGCGTCTTCGATTACCAGCACTATCACGCCGGCGCCCATGAAGTGCTGGGCGTCAAAAGTGGAACTGCAACCTTGCTAATCGGCGGCCCGGACGGCCGAATGGTAGACGTTTCGTCAGGAGACTGCCTCCTCCTGCCGGCTGGCACAGGTCACCAGAACCTCGGAAGCTCAGAAGATTTCCAGATCGTTGGAGCTTATCCCGCGGACGAGCACGCCGATATCCAGCGATCAGCCGCCACAGAGGAAATGCTGCAGAAGATTGCGTCGCTTCCTTTACCCGAGACCGATCCGGTCCACGGCCCTTCAGGCGGGCTGCTCGAAAAATGGGGCTGA
- a CDS encoding helix-turn-helix domain-containing protein: MLQEAAGPRLAKGYSLEDLAMATGLTVQEIAAAEEGDAVLPPEHHVHRIEHALS; encoded by the coding sequence ATGCTGCAGGAAGCCGCCGGGCCGCGGCTCGCTAAGGGTTACAGTCTCGAAGACCTTGCGATGGCGACTGGGTTGACCGTTCAGGAGATTGCAGCGGCTGAAGAAGGCGATGCCGTCCTGCCGCCCGAGCATCACGTACATCGCATCGAGCATGCGCTCAGCTAG
- a CDS encoding response regulator codes for MPLRVMIVEDEMLLALDLEDMLIDAGHTVVGQASDMLQAIALAEKVDGAVDVAIMDVNLARGTNGVETAAVLRNRFDVPSLFVSANLDERTRALAQASKPIGFVGKPYSEREVLCFLVTLRR; via the coding sequence ATGCCGCTGCGCGTGATGATCGTCGAGGATGAGATGCTTCTGGCGTTGGACCTGGAGGACATGCTGATCGACGCCGGCCACACGGTCGTCGGGCAGGCATCGGACATGCTACAGGCAATTGCTCTTGCCGAGAAAGTCGATGGAGCCGTCGACGTTGCCATCATGGATGTCAATCTTGCGCGTGGAACGAACGGTGTGGAGACGGCCGCGGTGCTTCGCAACCGCTTCGACGTGCCATCTCTCTTTGTCAGCGCCAACCTCGATGAGCGGACCCGCGCGCTCGCGCAGGCGTCCAAGCCGATTGGATTCGTGGGCAAGCCTTACTCGGAACGCGAAGTTCTGTGTTTTTTGGTGACGCTTCGCCGTTGA
- a CDS encoding sensor histidine kinase, translating into MHSLTATDLVAIVQGMPQPYLILDADLVIVGASNSYLALTDRTLDDIVGRSILEAFPENPEAAGTVEQGPLEVSLRHVLATGKPHEMAVIQYDIPQPGGGFVQKFWTPIHTPVAGAGGKPAFIIQNPMDVTESVLKAREADARLRIALHAADLASWEYEPETDLWRRSGAVDVMFGFEPGEGGPVAAPFFAKMHPEDLGRVRETVASAIASPDHTVINFDYRIVDSGTVRHVSSRGEVLRTSTGKVRMIGVLMDVTPDREREAALSSALDEKSELVAQKDLLLAEVNHRVKNSLQLVVSTLRLQARRLEDPALAQAFDRAISRVRAIISVHEGLYRDQNSLAVNMAEHLDKLCRDITVAGGAEIDLAIDDISLTTERAIPVSVIVSELIHDLRNHRTGGGRVQVALKRRSPSECVLSVHGDEVASSSSELSQRLIASMASQIDGTILHPEDQGFWAVTFPAEAR; encoded by the coding sequence TTGCACAGTTTGACCGCCACCGATCTCGTCGCAATCGTGCAAGGGATGCCGCAGCCTTATCTCATCCTCGATGCCGATCTGGTCATCGTGGGTGCCAGCAATTCCTATCTGGCGCTTACGGACCGCACGTTGGACGATATTGTGGGCCGTTCCATTCTTGAGGCTTTTCCGGAAAATCCCGAGGCCGCTGGCACTGTCGAGCAGGGACCTTTGGAAGTGTCTCTTCGCCACGTGCTGGCAACCGGAAAGCCGCATGAGATGGCGGTCATTCAGTACGATATCCCGCAGCCCGGTGGTGGGTTCGTGCAGAAATTCTGGACCCCTATTCATACGCCCGTCGCAGGTGCCGGTGGCAAGCCGGCATTCATCATCCAGAACCCGATGGACGTAACCGAAAGCGTGCTGAAGGCGCGCGAGGCCGATGCGCGTTTGCGCATTGCCCTTCACGCGGCCGACCTTGCGTCTTGGGAATATGAGCCTGAGACGGACCTCTGGCGTCGCAGTGGCGCCGTCGACGTGATGTTCGGCTTCGAGCCGGGAGAAGGCGGACCGGTTGCGGCACCATTCTTTGCAAAGATGCATCCAGAGGATCTGGGGCGAGTTCGTGAGACCGTTGCCTCCGCCATCGCATCCCCCGACCATACCGTGATCAACTTCGACTATCGCATTGTCGATTCCGGCACTGTACGGCACGTTTCCTCGCGCGGCGAAGTTCTCAGAACATCGACGGGCAAAGTGAGGATGATTGGCGTGTTGATGGACGTGACCCCCGACCGCGAGCGCGAGGCTGCCCTTTCATCAGCTCTCGATGAGAAGAGCGAACTGGTCGCCCAGAAGGATCTTCTGCTGGCCGAGGTGAACCACCGCGTCAAGAACAGCCTGCAACTGGTCGTCAGCACCTTGCGGCTTCAGGCACGCCGCCTGGAAGATCCTGCTCTTGCCCAGGCTTTCGATCGGGCGATCTCTCGCGTTCGGGCGATCATATCGGTGCATGAGGGTCTTTACCGGGACCAGAATTCGCTCGCCGTCAACATGGCAGAACATCTGGACAAGCTGTGTCGCGACATCACCGTTGCCGGCGGAGCGGAGATCGACCTTGCTATCGACGACATCTCTCTAACCACCGAGCGCGCGATTCCTGTCTCGGTGATAGTCAGTGAGCTGATCCACGATCTGCGGAACCACCGCACCGGTGGCGGCCGTGTTCAAGTGGCGTTGAAACGGCGTTCGCCGAGCGAGTGCGTCTTGAGCGTGCATGGCGATGAGGTCGCCTCATCATCCAGCGAGCTTTCGCAACGGCTGATCGCCAGCATGGCGAGCCAGATCGATGGCACGATCTTACACCCCGAGGACCAGGGGTTCTGGGCGGTCACATTCCCGGCGGAGGCACGTTGA
- a CDS encoding PAS domain S-box protein has protein sequence MTSTLEKLSREDLEAEVLALRAQGQSSARKARRDAIFQSTIDYAIIATDLNGVITDWNKAAHSIMGWTAQEMVGGTAEAIFTSEDRAVGRMETEMALALKDGRANDERWHLRKDGTRFFALGEMFVLKDEDDSAQGFVKVLRDRTEQRRTYDQLQQNEEWLRTIVDAVETAFAIVEVKFDENDHPIDYRFLQANPAFEQQAGVNLRGKWVTEFAPDLEKFWFETYGHVARTGEPANFESYAKAFSRWFDVRALRVGDPAARQIAIFFNDVTARREDEARRNSIQQLSDRIRDLSDPTEIARAAQEILGVALDANVVAYGNVSAEADVVVESYWASKELSLPSGPISISDYGLYDQDLKRGEPVVICDVARNQRTEGFAEALQGRGIRSFVSVPLIEQSKLVALLYVGQSEPRNWSDGEIEFIRDVAERVRAEAERSRRELELRESETRVKEYADRVKLALAAGAIIGTWVWDIPNDRFTVDEAFATAFGLDPSLGRTGIPLAQIVDTVHPDDQAGLAAAIQEAIARGGAYAHQYRTRRADGKYYWLEANGRVDLGPDGKAANFPGVLLDVDARRAVEAERDRVTGMLRSLNDNLEQRVLERTSELMRAEEALRQSQKMEAVGQLTGGLAHDFNNLLAGISGSLELIETRIQQGRLMEVEKYVVAAQGATKRAAALTHRLLAFSRRQTLEPKPTDVVALIDGMEELVRRTVGPQIHIETHAGADLWATLVDPNQLENAVLNLCINARDAMPDGGRIIIEANNRKLDEDAVSLDLDPGDYVSVSVSDSGVGIPADVIERVFEPFFTTKPIGVGTGLGLSMIFGFAKQSGGQVRVQSEVGKGTTVTLFLPRHDGVKAADETVESGILSDHKSDKQMTVLVVDDEPLVRMLIVDVLEELGYRPIEADDGPAGMELIRSTEQIDLLITDVGLPGGMNGRQVADAARELRPGLKVLFVTGYAENAVINHGHLDPGMEIITKPFDLTVLAKRIGDMLNSAAPAPGS, from the coding sequence GTGACCTCAACTCTCGAAAAACTGTCACGGGAAGATTTGGAAGCCGAAGTTCTGGCATTGCGCGCGCAAGGCCAGTCTAGCGCGCGGAAAGCGCGTCGGGATGCGATCTTTCAAAGCACCATCGATTACGCGATCATAGCGACGGATCTCAACGGCGTGATCACCGATTGGAATAAAGCTGCGCACTCCATCATGGGGTGGACCGCGCAGGAGATGGTTGGAGGCACCGCCGAAGCCATCTTCACGTCGGAAGATCGGGCTGTCGGCCGTATGGAAACGGAAATGGCCCTGGCGCTGAAGGATGGCCGGGCCAATGACGAGCGCTGGCATCTTCGTAAGGACGGCACACGCTTCTTCGCATTGGGCGAAATGTTCGTCCTGAAGGACGAGGACGACAGCGCGCAAGGCTTCGTAAAGGTGCTGCGAGACAGAACAGAGCAGCGTCGCACTTACGATCAGCTTCAGCAGAACGAGGAGTGGCTCCGCACGATCGTCGACGCGGTCGAGACGGCCTTTGCGATCGTTGAGGTGAAGTTCGACGAGAACGATCATCCGATCGATTATCGTTTTCTCCAGGCCAATCCTGCATTCGAGCAACAGGCAGGCGTCAACCTGCGCGGAAAGTGGGTGACGGAATTCGCACCGGATTTGGAGAAGTTCTGGTTCGAGACGTACGGACACGTTGCCAGGACGGGGGAACCTGCGAATTTCGAAAGCTACGCCAAAGCCTTTTCGAGATGGTTCGATGTCCGAGCGTTGCGGGTCGGCGATCCTGCCGCTCGCCAGATTGCTATCTTCTTCAATGATGTGACGGCTCGACGTGAAGACGAAGCACGCCGGAATTCCATCCAGCAGTTGAGCGATAGAATTCGCGACCTTTCTGATCCTACAGAGATTGCACGCGCAGCGCAGGAAATCCTGGGCGTGGCATTGGATGCGAACGTCGTTGCTTATGGGAATGTGAGTGCGGAAGCTGACGTCGTTGTCGAGAGCTACTGGGCTAGCAAAGAGTTGTCACTGCCTTCTGGGCCGATTTCTATAAGCGACTACGGCCTCTACGATCAGGACTTGAAGCGCGGCGAGCCTGTTGTCATCTGCGATGTCGCGCGCAATCAGCGAACAGAAGGATTTGCGGAAGCCCTCCAAGGTAGAGGCATTAGATCCTTTGTCAGCGTTCCCCTCATCGAACAATCGAAGCTCGTAGCGCTGCTCTATGTCGGCCAATCGGAGCCTCGAAACTGGAGCGACGGTGAAATCGAATTTATCCGGGACGTGGCAGAACGCGTCAGAGCCGAGGCTGAGCGGTCTAGGCGAGAGCTCGAGTTGCGGGAATCCGAAACAAGGGTGAAAGAATACGCGGACCGCGTGAAGCTCGCGCTTGCGGCTGGAGCAATTATAGGCACCTGGGTTTGGGACATCCCGAATGACCGGTTCACCGTTGACGAGGCCTTCGCAACCGCATTTGGCCTAGATCCCTCACTGGGGAGAACCGGCATTCCACTGGCTCAGATCGTCGATACAGTTCACCCAGATGACCAAGCCGGACTGGCGGCTGCCATCCAAGAGGCCATTGCGAGAGGTGGCGCCTACGCCCATCAATATCGAACGCGCAGAGCGGACGGCAAATACTACTGGCTCGAGGCCAATGGCAGAGTGGATCTTGGGCCTGACGGAAAGGCCGCGAACTTCCCAGGCGTTCTACTTGACGTGGACGCGAGACGAGCGGTGGAAGCAGAGCGAGACCGCGTAACGGGCATGCTTCGTAGCCTCAATGACAATCTCGAGCAGCGGGTGCTTGAACGCACGTCTGAACTGATGAGGGCCGAGGAAGCACTTCGACAATCGCAGAAAATGGAAGCCGTAGGGCAGCTTACAGGTGGCTTGGCGCACGACTTCAACAATCTTCTTGCCGGCATCTCTGGGAGCCTCGAACTCATCGAGACCCGCATCCAACAGGGCAGACTGATGGAGGTGGAGAAGTACGTGGTCGCGGCGCAGGGCGCCACCAAACGTGCCGCCGCGCTCACCCACAGATTGCTGGCGTTCTCGCGGCGTCAGACACTGGAACCCAAGCCCACCGACGTCGTCGCGTTGATAGACGGCATGGAAGAACTGGTGCGACGGACGGTTGGTCCTCAAATACACATTGAGACACATGCTGGGGCCGATCTCTGGGCGACCCTGGTCGATCCGAACCAGCTCGAAAACGCTGTCCTGAATCTTTGCATCAACGCACGCGACGCCATGCCCGACGGCGGTAGAATCATCATCGAGGCCAACAACAGGAAGCTTGACGAAGATGCTGTCTCGCTCGATCTCGATCCAGGCGACTACGTTTCGGTGTCCGTCTCGGATAGCGGCGTCGGGATACCGGCCGATGTCATCGAGCGTGTGTTCGAACCGTTCTTCACGACGAAGCCGATAGGGGTTGGAACTGGACTTGGTCTGTCCATGATCTTCGGGTTCGCCAAGCAGTCGGGTGGTCAGGTCCGCGTTCAGTCCGAAGTAGGCAAAGGAACGACGGTCACGCTATTCTTGCCACGTCACGACGGCGTCAAGGCAGCAGACGAAACTGTCGAGAGCGGCATTCTGTCCGACCATAAATCCGACAAACAGATGACTGTTCTCGTAGTCGACGACGAGCCGCTTGTTCGAATGCTTATAGTGGATGTTCTCGAAGAGCTTGGCTACCGGCCGATCGAAGCCGACGATGGCCCGGCCGGAATGGAACTTATCCGTTCTACAGAACAGATCGACCTTTTGATCACTGACGTGGGATTACCCGGTGGGATGAACGGCAGGCAGGTCGCGGATGCGGCACGCGAACTGAGGCCGGGCCTCAAGGTGCTGTTCGTTACGGGTTACGCCGAAAACGCCGTTATCAATCATGGACACCTTGATCCGGGAATGGAAATCATAACGAAACCATTCGATCTGACCGTTCTGGCGAAGCGTATCGGCGACATGCTGAATTCCGCGGCGCCGGCACCAGGGAGTTGA
- a CDS encoding Fic family protein, translating to MKWNWQNTDWPNFRYDTPSLLPLEQKFLQSAGEVIGAVRHFDEDDSNQLRIELLSDEAVKTSEIEGEYLDRVSVQSSLRRQFGLSTDDRQIRPQERGIAEMMADVYRSWHRPLRHEGLFQWHSMLMAGNRYIETVGAYRTHEDAMQIVSGRLDKTTIHFEAPPSRQVTDEMETFIAWFNQSGPDGQTSLQALTRAAVGHLYFESIHPFEDGNGRLGRALAEKSLAQNIGQPSLISLAFTIEKSRKAYYSELERHQRTLDITGWIIFFAETILDAQRATLERIDFFIQKAKFYDRFRGQLNERQEKVVARIFKEGTAGFKGGLSAENYISITGTSRATATRDLQQLVEIGALTRTGERRHTRYSLSLEK from the coding sequence ATGAAATGGAACTGGCAAAACACTGATTGGCCAAACTTCAGGTACGACACCCCAAGCTTGTTACCGTTGGAGCAGAAATTCTTGCAGTCCGCCGGCGAGGTTATCGGTGCTGTCCGGCATTTCGACGAGGACGATAGCAACCAACTTCGCATTGAGCTGCTGAGCGATGAAGCGGTTAAGACCTCAGAGATTGAAGGGGAATATCTGGACCGCGTGAGTGTTCAGTCATCGCTCCGCCGGCAGTTCGGGCTAAGCACTGATGACAGGCAGATCCGTCCCCAAGAGCGGGGGATCGCCGAGATGATGGCGGATGTCTATCGAAGCTGGCATAGGCCGCTGCGTCACGAGGGACTGTTCCAGTGGCATTCAATGCTGATGGCCGGAAATCGATATATTGAAACGGTTGGTGCTTACCGCACGCATGAAGACGCCATGCAGATCGTGTCAGGTCGATTGGACAAGACCACAATCCACTTCGAGGCCCCCCCGTCTCGCCAGGTTACCGATGAGATGGAGACTTTCATTGCATGGTTCAATCAATCCGGGCCAGATGGTCAAACGTCGCTTCAAGCTTTGACGCGCGCAGCAGTAGGCCATCTTTATTTTGAAAGCATACATCCATTTGAGGATGGCAATGGCCGGCTCGGGCGCGCGCTCGCTGAGAAATCCCTGGCTCAGAACATAGGGCAGCCAAGCCTCATTTCACTCGCCTTTACGATCGAGAAGAGCCGGAAGGCCTACTACTCCGAACTTGAACGGCACCAACGCACGCTCGATATCACCGGCTGGATCATTTTCTTTGCAGAAACTATCCTGGATGCTCAACGGGCGACGCTTGAGCGCATAGATTTTTTCATTCAGAAAGCAAAGTTCTATGATCGTTTTCGAGGCCAGTTGAACGAGCGGCAGGAAAAGGTAGTCGCGCGCATCTTCAAGGAAGGCACGGCAGGCTTCAAGGGGGGGCTAAGTGCCGAAAACTACATTTCGATCACAGGCACATCCCGCGCTACAGCAACACGCGACCTTCAGCAGCTCGTGGAGATCGGTGCACTGACGCGTACGGGTGAACGTCGGCATACCCGCTACTCGCTGTCACTGGAGAAATAA
- a CDS encoding DoxX family protein gives MSLEAWRNRVRAGFFIFYAIAGVMHLAYPRPFLTITPQWVPHASLVIALTGLCEIAGALGLWHFRLRKLAGFALATYAVCVFPANVKHAIDSMRTADPTVWSWMYHCIRLPL, from the coding sequence GTGAGCCTGGAGGCATGGCGAAACCGCGTGCGAGCCGGTTTCTTCATCTTTTACGCCATCGCGGGCGTTATGCATCTTGCCTATCCGAGACCATTCCTGACGATCACGCCACAGTGGGTTCCTCATGCATCGCTCGTCATCGCCCTGACAGGACTGTGCGAGATTGCTGGCGCGCTCGGCCTATGGCATTTTCGGCTCCGCAAACTCGCAGGTTTTGCGTTGGCAACATACGCCGTTTGTGTCTTTCCCGCGAACGTGAAACATGCCATCGACAGCATGAGGACCGCCGATCCGACGGTCTGGTCGTGGATGTACCATTGCATCCGCCTACCGCTCTAG